The Mytilus galloprovincialis chromosome 2, xbMytGall1.hap1.1, whole genome shotgun sequence genome has a window encoding:
- the LOC143064422 gene encoding uncharacterized protein LOC143064422 — protein MSVNQQQKRAMKRLMQDYDEIQREPVENVSAAPLDENVFEWHCNFKHDDIIYHLLLLFTDNYPYESPSAEFVPVGFQYNSGATKQGKKGTKVCLDIFSDFADIHTEWKDEKSVGWSPGYTVQTILLNVVAFLAETQSGSSWWQCTNSNVHNLQLSESFSCKDCGHNYKKPFPPINAGKPELPLKKQDSKKGKKVAPKADSTEVIIDYMSKEQFSLAVPKSDDDLFGYGLIVSGPTHRPSLTTPCEFLKQESFTSMNKAMGCVKSVMKEDVKFFLPMYIHPPHGDKIKQTFENSLVQVAGILKSCNPKKTPIEEIVIRVIPNLMSATVVEFSKGTQHTSDNSLNGYFSLHRLLLWALETYPNLQKLIDDRLKEFIDNEDRRTKKACPHIGEWLMLLAASSKYRWQDAAMAYLSESWRRHVMWYVKEDAKLGFLDTDKPYRINQTFERTAVSRKLLAFQVLFLDIAMPKDKTRKDLIKRYDANLGFPTAEMVKVMKDSIEKLKNVKTYKDWFDVLKVKPLSEQEVYDKLLDSVNYSLKTDGYRWTFWKNAGGWMEVLKRYPIEKKPKVEKDKASTSKGKPIKEDETSKKGQGKKSKKEDIEEPKAKGRGKKAKAEDMEIEAPKPKGRGKKAKVEDVEIEEPKAKGRKRKAETDDMETEAPKPKGRGKKAKVELMEVKEPTTPVRGRGKRKAEDSPAIGRKAKKAR, from the exons ATGTCTGTCAACCAACAGCAGAAGCGCGCAATGAAGCGCCTTATGCAAGATTATGATGAAATTCAGAGGGAGCCAGTGGAAAATGTATCAGCAGCGCCACTGGATGAAAATGTGTTTGAATGGCACTGTAACTTCAAACATGACGACATAATCTATCACTTACTATTACTGTTTACAGACAATTATCCATACGAAAGTCCCAGTGCAGAATTCGTACCAGTTGGGTTCCAGTACAACAGTGGAGCAACAAAACAAGGAAAGAAAGGAACCAAAGTTTGCTTGGATATATTTtctgactttgctgatattcatACAGAATGGAAAGATGAGAAATCTGTTGGTTGGTCTCCTGGTTACACAGTACAGACGATTCTTCTAAACGTAGTTGCTTTTCTTGCCGAGACGCAATCCGGTAGTAGTTGGTGGCAGTGCACCAATTCAAATGTCCATAACTTACAATTATCGGAGTCATTCTCGTGCAAGGACtgtggtcataattataaaaaacCGTTTCCACCCATCAATGCAGGAAAGCCTGAATTGCCATTGAAAAAACAAGATTCGAAAAAGGGAAAGAAGGTTGCGCCAAAAGCAGATTCAACAGAAGTTATCATTGACTACATGTCTAAAGAACAATTTTCTTTAGCTGTCCCAAAAAGTGACGATGATCTATTTGGTTATGGACTGATTGTATCTGGACCGACACATAGACCATCTCTTACCACACCTTGTGAGTTTCTCAAACAAGAGTCATTCACAAGCATGAATAAAGCCATGGGCTGCGTCAAAAGTGTAATGAAAGAAGATGTAAAATTCTTTCTTCCGATGTACATCCATCCTCCACatggtgataaaataaaacagacattTGAAAATTCATTAGTCCAAGTTGCTGGAATACTGAAGAGCTGTAACCCGAAGAAAACTCCAATTGAAGAAATTGTCATTCGTGTCATACCAAACTTAATGAGCGCCACTGTAGTAGAATTTTCTAAAGGAACTCAACATACAAGCGACAACAGCCTGAATGGATATTTCTCCTTACACAGATTACTACTATGGGCATTGGAAACCTACCCAAATCTTCAAAAACTTATTGACGATCGTTTGAAG GAATTCATAGACAACGAAGACAGAAGAACGAAGAAAGCCTGTCCACATATAGGAGAGTGGCTGATGTTACTAGCTGCATCTTCAAAATATAG ATGGCAAGATGCAGCAATGGCGTATCTGTCTGAGAGCTGGAGACGACATGTAATGTGGTATGTTAAAGAAGACGCTAAGCTTGGTTTCCTAGACACAGACAAACCCTACAGaatcaaccaaacatttgaacGCACAGCTGTTAGCAGGAAACTTTTAGCCTTTCAGGTTTTGTTTTTGGATATCGCCATGCCAAAGGACAAAACGAGAAAGGACTTGATCAAAAGATACGACGCGAACCTCGGGTTTCCTACAGCAGAAATGGTGAAAGTGATGAAAGATTCCATTGAGAAGTTGAAAAATGTCAAAACGTACAAGGACTGGTTCGAT GTCCTGAAAGTTAAACCTCTTAGTGAACAAGAAGTTTATGATAAACTGTTAGATTCTGTAAATTATTCACTAAAGACAGATGGTTACAGATGGACATTTTGGAAGAACGCTGGTGGATGGATGGAAGTTTTAAAGAGATATCCAATAGAAAAGAAAC CTAAAGTTGAGAAAGATAAAGCAAGTACTTCTAAAGGAAAACCAATCAAGGAAGATGAAACGTCAAAGAAAGGTCAAGGAAAGAAATCAAAGAAAGAAGATATTGAAGAACCAAAGGCAAAGGGCCGGGGAAAGAAAGCTAAAGCTGAAGACATGGAAATTGAAGCACCAAAACCAAAAGGCCGGGGAAAGAAAGCTAAAGTCGAAGATGTTGAAATTGAAGAACCAAAGGCAAAGGGACGAAAAAGAAAAGCCGAAACAGACGATATGGAAACTGAAGCGCCAAAACCAAAAGGTCGGGGAAAGAAAGCTAAAGTTGAACTTATGGAAGTAAAAGAACCCACAACTCCTGTTAGAGGCCGAGGAAAGCGTAAAGCTGAAGATTCACCAGCGATTGGACGTAAAGCTAAGAAAGCCCGTTGA